The DNA region TTATCAGCTTTCAACTGGGAGCGATGACACAGTCAGAATCATCAATTGATTTTGAGTTCCCAAAAAATGCACAGGTGCCTTCGTCTGATCTGATTCGTCAGTTGGCGAATCATTTTGGACGCCCATTTGCAAAAACCTATGTTGTCCCACTGGAACTGCGTTTAACCAATCACCTGTTGGGCGAAAACAGTGAAGCGATTCTTTGTATCGAGAACTCCCTGAACGAAAAAGAAATGCCTCCTTTTGTGGAATTCATTTCAGATCGCATGCGTCCCCTTGGAATGACCTTGGATCGCGTTCTTTTGGAAAGTCAGCTTTCTGCGTTTTCGTATCGTTGGGAAAAGACCTTTGATGGCATGAGGGATCCAATTGCGATTATGGACGTGGACTACAACGTTATCCGCGCCAATCGAAAATTTTCAGACAGATTCCCAGATAAAAAAATGGCTGGTGAAGCCTCGCCAGCGGCGCAGGCTTTGGCAGATGGTCAGCCTCATGTCGGACAAATTCAAGCAGACGGACGGGTGTATCAGGTGCACAGCTATCCGGTTGTTTTGGATAATGGCGGTAAAGCGACCAATGTTGTGAATCAGTATGTGGATATCACACAGTCCCGCGAGCTGTATCTGCGCATGCTGCAGAATGAAAAAATGGGTGCCATTGGAATGTTGGCTGGCAATATTGCCCACGAGTTGAATAACCCGCTGACCGGTCTGCGCTCGTTGACTCAGGTTTTATTGCAAGAGGCAGAGAAGAACACAAACTTGTACTCCGATCTGGTTGAAATTGAAAAAGCGGCGGCTAGATCGCAACGAATCATTAAAAATCTTCTGGATTTCTCCAAAGGAGAGGATCAGCCGGCCGAAGACATTACTGTTGATGAAATTGTAGAGAGAACGTTGCCGATGCTGAAATCGGCTTTGCGCACTCATAGACTGGAAGTCACTTTGCACAGCATTGAAAAAACTGTGCACGTTGAGCCACACCTTATTCAACAGGTGGTGTTTAATCTGATTAATAATGCGTGTCAGGCGATGAAAGACCCAGGGCGACTTAGAATCAATTCGTTCCACTTCGGAAACCAGGTGGTTTTGGAGATTGAAGACAGTGGCCCGGGCGTTCCTGAAGAGATTCAAAGACGTATATTTGAGCCTTTCTTCACGACAAAAAAAGAGGGACACGGAACGGGTCTTGGGTTAAGTATGTCTAAGTCCGTCATTGAGAAATTTGGTGGCAGTATCACGTATCAAACGGCGCAACCGCAGGGAGCCCGTTTTGTGATTACCTTGCCTTGTAAGTAAGGATTCTTTTGTGAAGGTTCTAATCGTTGATGATGAAGTATTGGTTCGTAGATCTCTTTCCCGTGCCTTCCGTGCCAAGGGGCATGATGTTGTTGAAGCAGAAGACGGTAACCAGGGTCTGGAACAGTGGAAGAAGACATCCCCTGATCTGGTTTTCTTGGACGTTCTAATGCCGGGAATGACAGGGCCTGAAGTTTTAAAAGAGATTGGTGCAGACCGCTCTGGCAAAGTGATTTTGATGTCAGCGTTTGCCGGTGAACACAATATGGAAACGGCTTTGCAAATGGGGGCCGAGATGTTTGTACCCAAACCGTTTGAAGATATTTTTGCCGTCGTAAAGATGGCCGAGGATTTGTTGTCATGAGAATCATTGCAGGGAAGTATCGTGGTCATCAGTTGGTGAGTTTTAAGGCGGATCATATTCGCCCCACCACAGATCGCGTAAAGGAAACCTTGTTCAATAAACTTCAGTTTGAGTTGGAAGGGGCTAATGTCGCGGACTTGTTTTGTGGCACAGGCAACCTGGGAATTGAAGCCTTGTCCCGAGATGCAAAATTTTGCACGTTCGTGGAAAAGAATCCCAAGTCTCTGACGATCACTCGTCAGAATTTCGAAAAGCTTAGAGTTCCGGATTCCCAATATAAAATCATCAGTATGGATGTCATTGCGTTCTTAAAATCCTACTCGGGCGAACCATTTGATATCATTTTTGCCGATCCTCCCTTTACTGAAAAGATGGCTCACTTCGTGGTTGAGGCCGCCAGCACCAGCCAAGCTTTTGGTGCGACCACTTTGATGGCTATAGAATCTGAGCGCAAAGAGCGCATGGAGGATCGCTATGGTCAGCTGGTTCGTTACAGCAAAAAAGAATTCGGCGATAAAATCCTGAGCATGTTCTGCCACGAAAGTGCGTTGGAGCAGGATACGCAGGAAGAGGAAAACGACAATGAGTAGAATCGCAGTCTATCCCGGCAGCTTTGATCCCATTACTATGGGCCACGTGGATATCATCAATCGTGTGGCGCCTCTTTATTCTGAGGTCGTGATATTGGTGGCTCAGTCGGCGCAAAAACAATCCTTGTTCACGGCGCAGGAGCGCAAAGAGCTGATTGAAAAATCCCTGTCTCATTTGAAAAATGTCAAAGTTGATTTCTTCGAAGGTTTGACTGTTAACTACATGCAAAAGCACAAGGCTCAGGTCATTATTCGTGGATTGCGTGCCGTTGTGGATTTTGAATATGAATTGACGATGGCTCAGATCAATAAAAAGATCGCACCAGAAATTGAAACCCTGCTGATGTTTGCCAGTCCGGAATGTTACTATATCTCCTCACGGGGAGTGAAGGAACTGGCAGTGAATGGTGGCGAACTAAACGGTTTTGTACCGGATGTTGTTAAAGAAGCGATTATAAAAAAATTGAAGAAGTAGGACTTTGCCAAATGTTGCAACTTTCCAAACGCGCTTTGAACCTAAAAACATCTCCAACGTTATTTCTGGTTGCGAAAGCCAAGGAGCTTGCGGCGCAAGGCCATGACGTGATCTCTCTGACAGTGGGGGAGCCGGATTGGCCAACCTTCGAAGTGCCGAGCAAAGCCGGTATCGAAGCTATCGAAAAAAACATCACCAAGTACACTCCAGCCAATGGGACGTTGGAACTTCGCCGGGCCATTGCTGAAAAAATTAAGTTTGAAATTGGTCAGGCCTATTCCACCAAGGAAATCACGGTGGCTTCTGGTGCCAAGTTTATCATCTTTGCGGCTTTGCAGATGCTTTGTTCTCCGGGGGATGAGGTTATCGTGGGCGCGCCTTATTGGGTTAGTTATCCCATGATGGTGGAGTTGGCAGATGGCGTTCCACGCATCGTTGAGTGTGGTGAGCGCGAAAACTACAAAATCACTCCCGAGCTTTTGGAAAAAGCGATCAATGCGAAAACCAAAGCTCTTCTGTTCTGTTCGCCCAGCAATCCGACAAGCCTGCTGTATACAGCGGATGAGTTGCGAGCGTTGGCCGATGTCTTAAGAAAACATCCTCAGGTGGCGATTATTTCTGACGATATGTACAACCGCCTGGTGTTTGATGGTTCCAAGGTCGCTCCGCACATTTTGCAAGTGGCTCCGGATTTGAAAGATCGAACAGTGGCAGTGAATGGTGGCTCCAAAGCATACTCGATGACAGGGTGGAGAATTGGCTGGGCAGCGGGCCCGGAAAAGCTGATTACCGCCATGGCGGACTATCAAAGTCAGGCCACGGGATCACCTTCCAGTATCTCCCAGCATGCGGCGATGAAAGCCATTGAACAATGTGAGCCGGATATTGCCGAAGTGGTCGGCAAACTGACTCTTCGTAAAAATTCAGGTTTAGCAGAATTGCGATCTGTGCCGGGCTTTAAGGTTGCTGAGCCAGATGGTGCCTTTTATTTCTGGGTGGATATCAAAGCTCATATCGGGAAGACATTCGACGATCAGTTGATTCGAACGTCCAAGGATTTCTGCGATATTTTATTGGAAAAGTTCTATGTCGCCACGGTTCCCGGAGCGGAATGCGGTATGGATGGTTTCATGCGCCTGAGCTTCGCCGTTTCCGAGGAAACGATGAAGCGTGCTGTGGTTCGCATGAAGGAATTCATCAGTAAACTTGCTTAGTAGATCCAGATTAGCTTTTTAGCCATATCTTTCATTTTGCTGGCATGGACAAGGTAAGCACCTTGTTCCGGAAGGCAGATGATGTCTTTGCGGTAGTCGCAGGATTTGCCCCAGGAATTGCGAACCATGTAGTAGCAGGAATTTCCGATTTTCTTACGACCCACGATAGTGGAAGCGTGGCCTGCACCAAAAATACCACCAACGTCGGTGATTTCAGAAGCATCATACTCCAGAGAAATCAGCTTGCGGCGATTTAGCAACCAGTCGATCTGGCTGTTGATGGATTCAAATGGATGAGTTTTCTTGCTCCATGTCTCGTATTTCAAAGAGTTTGGAATTGGCGTCGCTTTGTAACGGCAGGAGTTGTCCAGGAAGAAGAACACCACATCCTCAAGGCTGACATTTTTATTAGACAGAAGATACTTTCTGATCGTGTCAGGGGAAGTTCCTGGGAAAAAGCCCTCTGCCAGTTGGTTAAAGGACTTTTCGCACAAGTCCACGCATTTGCCTGCGCGAAGGTCCTTCATGCGATTGATTAAAAAAGCCATGCCGTTGTGAACTTTTGTTCTGGAAGACAAATAGACTTCTTTGGTTCCTTGAGAGGGAACGTCCTGCTCTTTGCAGGCATAACCCAGGTCATACATTTTTCTGACGGCCACACCCACCATACCGCCCTCTGGTGTTGTTGTTTTATTAACAACGCCACGGCCGATCTTACCAAGCACAGTGACTTGGCTGGAATAGTAAGCAGACAAATGAAGAGCGGATACAGGAGTGCCCAAGGCCTGACTGATGATGTCTGCAGCTGTGTAACCGTAGCACCAACCGATATCGCCTTGGTCAGATGGAGTGGACATGAAAGTTTTAACATCAGCCGGAAGGCTGTCTCGAACGTCTACATTTGAGCAGTCATTGGAAGCAAAAGCATTCACCTGAAGTGCACAAATGAATGTTGTTAGGATGCTCAAATATTTCATGTAAATTTTCCCCTGCTTTTTGAAGTCCGAGACGTATCGCAAGTCTTCGCAGGTTTGTCTATTCCCAGTGTGACAAATTTGAGCAATGCTGACTTTTTTACTCTATTTGTTTCTGCACTGTAATAACTACATTTCATTCAGGTCACTTGAAGTGGAATGTGAGAGAGGCTAATTTGGTGCCACTCAGGGAGAACAAAATGAAAACGCTTGTTTTGGCATTCGTATTATTGGCGTCAACTGCAGCCTCTGCAGCAACTACTTGCACAGCAGTGACGGAACGTATGAACCTTCAAATGGTTCAAAAAGAAAACTCTGTGGCGATTAAATATCAAATGAATGCGCGTGATTTTGGTAAAACAAATGAAACGGCAGGTTTGACGGTTTTGTTCCAGGAAGGCGTTGCTTATGATGTGCAAGGAACTAACTTGGATGCTTTGAAACAGAATAAGACTGCGTTGACGAAGTTGGTGGTGATGGCAATTTACCGCACGGCTTACTTTGGCGGCGAGGAAGACATGGCCTATGTCGAAGCAGGCGACCTGATCGCAGCTCTTAAGTGCCAATAAATAAAAAACCCTGCTCGAGAGCAGGGTTTTTTTATGTCCGAATTTAATCAGAATCTAAAACAGGTTTTTAAAGAAGTTCATGATCTTGGTGAAGAAGCCGACTTCCGATTGTGGTTGCTCCACAGAGCTTGGAGTTCGGTTTGCATCACATTGGTACTTAATTTCGATTTTGCTGCCAGCAGGTACCGGAGTGTCGAAAACTATGCTCATACCCTGAACGCGGTAGCTGAGGGACGCCAACGTCGGAGTGATTGTCACGACAGGTGTTCCAACTGGAGTACATTCCAGATTTACGCTGCCCAATGAATCAACGATCTTATCCACAAACAAATTCAAGTTCGTCCCGAAATCCGCTTCGCAGATGCTGCCGATACCGCCGCCCGTAAGGTTGGACAGGGCCGCGTATTGAACACCATAGTGACTTTTTGCTCCGCCAGCATCCTGGGTTTTCATACAAGCTGCATCGCCTGGTTTTACGATGATTGAGTTTACAGTAAAGCGTTTGTTCGCACCGAAAGTGGACTTAACATAGTCAACAAAGACCTGAGGCTGGTCTTCATTTTCAAGAGCATAGTATTCGTCTTTATAATATTGCTGTGTTTTATCTCCACCAATACTGCGCTCATCTTCGTCAGAGATGATCACATAGGCAATAGCTGCATCTGCACGGTAGCAGCCGCTCGCGCCGGAGTAACGATAGTCGCCATTGTAAACGTGGCGATAGGCCGCCTTGATCGCGCGCTCGTCATTGGATCCAGCCCAGCCAGCGCCAACGTAGTTGATTGTTTGCGCAAAGATCGTTGAAAGATTCGCAGTGCCTTTTTTAAGTACCAAACCCAAGGTGGTGTTTGGAGAAGCCGAGTTGGTTTGCCAGTAGATGGAAGCACCCCACGCCACTGAATTTGCACCACTTGAAAGACCCCGAGTCACCGTCAAACACATTTGCCAATCCAGATTCTTATTTGACTGAAGTGTCGTGACAAAACTTGAAAGTTTGGCAGCAAGCTTTTGGTTGTCTGCCAGCATCGAGTTGGAATCATCGACCACAAGAACGATATCAATCTTATTGTTTGAGGCTTCAACGGTGTTGCTGTAAGTGACATCACGAAGATTTGGAGTGGGTGATGGCGAAACCGTTGGAGTTGTCGTCGGAGTTTCAGTTGGTGTCGGAGTCGGTGACTCTGAAGTTTTAACTGATGGCGCGCTGAACTGTACCGGATTACAGGCAGTAAGACCGATTAGTAAAACTGGCACCACGGCAGCAGCCTTTTTATACAAAGACAAAAACATACTTCCTTTTCCCCTTTGGTGCAGAATAGCACAGGAAGCGACTTCGTCTCAAAATTTACCAAGTCCAGTCTGGGTTTGAGACAATCCAGACCTTCGTCTCATTGTGGGAATAGAGCTTAAAATACTAGAATTAAATCCATGTTCTTGTAGGAGGCTGGGTGAGCTTTTGGTTTTTAACTCAATTGTTGGTGAATGTGATTCTTTTGGCTGGCGTTATTGGCGTTTGGGTACGAATGAATCGCCCGGCTAAGGATGATCCTCGTTTGAGTAAGGGCTTGCAGCTTCTGCAAAGCAAAATTGCCGTTCTGGAGGATCTGTCCGATCGTACCGAGACCCAGGTGAATCAGCTGACGGCACTGTTGGAGCAAAAAGTAAAAGATATCCAATCCAAAATTCAGGCGTCAGAAAAGCAAATCGCCAAAATTGATCAAAGCATGCAAAAGAGTATGGAAGTTGCAAAAATCTTCCAGGATCGTATCCCGCATACTGAGATTGTGGAACGCCAGAATACCATTAAGTATGTCAAAGCAGCTCGTTTGGCCCATCAGGGTTTAAGCGTTGATGAAATTGCCGGCCAAGTGGATCTTTCAATTGGTGAGATCGAGTTTATTGCCAAAGTGAACAAAGACCAACTTATGTTCTGCGAAGACAGCCTGCCTGAATGGGCCAATGAAGAGACGGATTCGGCGGATGCAGCAATGGCCTCTGACTTCAGCGATGTCGACAACATCTCGTTCATGCAACCGTTGCAAAGAGCGGGTTCTGACATCAGTAACGTATTTGCACTTCCGCAGAACGAAAGCGATTCGATGAAGAAACTGGGGGATGCATTCAAAGCAGCCTGCCAGGAAGTGGAAGAAGAACAGGCTGAAGCTGAAAAAGCGCCAAGTATTTTCGATGTTACTCATAATATTGCGCAGAACTTTCTGGGCGAGAAACCGGCACCGGCCACTCCGACAGCTGTGACTTCAAAGCCAGCTCCGGCAAAAAATAATTCTGCAACAGGTCCGAATGTGCGCCCTGTGGAATTTCGCCGCATCGATCTTGTGAATGATCTGGAGTAAGTGGTGGCAAGTTCGGCGTTCCTGAAATCACTGACCAAAGGGCAGATCCTGCATTCTGTTGTTGAAGAAAAACAATCGGGCCGGGATGTCCTGTGCAGTTTTAACGGGAACCTACTAAGAATTGCCAATCATAGCGGACAGCCCATGGACAAGGGGCAGATCGTCCGGGTGCAGGTAAAATGCACCGATCCACTTGAGTTTCAAATTTTTGATCCCAACACAATTAAGTTCGAACGTGTAATTTGAAAGCCAAGACCCTGACTTGTT from Bdellovibrio sp. GT3 includes:
- a CDS encoding ATP-binding protein, producing the protein MGTAAELINPNKIDPILWVGSVSPIRLPHYFPFQKREVEIVLRASFDEARSLLHSQKFSSILVQDDGTNEAFELLIQARHLQPIAPRFFISNDLSEEKVRQGINKAQVYRFIRWPLPEREIWQQLEDALEKHSTFLSRSLLLRESSSQNKELEALTHSLEGLVDERTQGIEMSHKEESDKLNRERNLVRLIKDLANQNSFEDVLGIIRKELRKFHKIGDPILVYRTDNTKTHFISFQLGAMTQSESSIDFEFPKNAQVPSSDLIRQLANHFGRPFAKTYVVPLELRLTNHLLGENSEAILCIENSLNEKEMPPFVEFISDRMRPLGMTLDRVLLESQLSAFSYRWEKTFDGMRDPIAIMDVDYNVIRANRKFSDRFPDKKMAGEASPAAQALADGQPHVGQIQADGRVYQVHSYPVVLDNGGKATNVVNQYVDITQSRELYLRMLQNEKMGAIGMLAGNIAHELNNPLTGLRSLTQVLLQEAEKNTNLYSDLVEIEKAAARSQRIIKNLLDFSKGEDQPAEDITVDEIVERTLPMLKSALRTHRLEVTLHSIEKTVHVEPHLIQQVVFNLINNACQAMKDPGRLRINSFHFGNQVVLEIEDSGPGVPEEIQRRIFEPFFTTKKEGHGTGLGLSMSKSVIEKFGGSITYQTAQPQGARFVITLPCK
- a CDS encoding response regulator; this encodes MKVLIVDDEVLVRRSLSRAFRAKGHDVVEAEDGNQGLEQWKKTSPDLVFLDVLMPGMTGPEVLKEIGADRSGKVILMSAFAGEHNMETALQMGAEMFVPKPFEDIFAVVKMAEDLLS
- the rsmD gene encoding 16S rRNA (guanine(966)-N(2))-methyltransferase RsmD — translated: MRIIAGKYRGHQLVSFKADHIRPTTDRVKETLFNKLQFELEGANVADLFCGTGNLGIEALSRDAKFCTFVEKNPKSLTITRQNFEKLRVPDSQYKIISMDVIAFLKSYSGEPFDIIFADPPFTEKMAHFVVEAASTSQAFGATTLMAIESERKERMEDRYGQLVRYSKKEFGDKILSMFCHESALEQDTQEEENDNE
- the coaD gene encoding pantetheine-phosphate adenylyltransferase → MSRIAVYPGSFDPITMGHVDIINRVAPLYSEVVILVAQSAQKQSLFTAQERKELIEKSLSHLKNVKVDFFEGLTVNYMQKHKAQVIIRGLRAVVDFEYELTMAQINKKIAPEIETLLMFASPECYYISSRGVKELAVNGGELNGFVPDVVKEAIIKKLKK
- a CDS encoding pyridoxal phosphate-dependent aminotransferase; this translates as MLQLSKRALNLKTSPTLFLVAKAKELAAQGHDVISLTVGEPDWPTFEVPSKAGIEAIEKNITKYTPANGTLELRRAIAEKIKFEIGQAYSTKEITVASGAKFIIFAALQMLCSPGDEVIVGAPYWVSYPMMVELADGVPRIVECGERENYKITPELLEKAINAKTKALLFCSPSNPTSLLYTADELRALADVLRKHPQVAIISDDMYNRLVFDGSKVAPHILQVAPDLKDRTVAVNGGSKAYSMTGWRIGWAAGPEKLITAMADYQSQATGSPSSISQHAAMKAIEQCEPDIAEVVGKLTLRKNSGLAELRSVPGFKVAEPDGAFYFWVDIKAHIGKTFDDQLIRTSKDFCDILLEKFYVATVPGAECGMDGFMRLSFAVSEETMKRAVVRMKEFISKLA
- a CDS encoding DUF2802 domain-containing protein — protein: MSFWFLTQLLVNVILLAGVIGVWVRMNRPAKDDPRLSKGLQLLQSKIAVLEDLSDRTETQVNQLTALLEQKVKDIQSKIQASEKQIAKIDQSMQKSMEVAKIFQDRIPHTEIVERQNTIKYVKAARLAHQGLSVDEIAGQVDLSIGEIEFIAKVNKDQLMFCEDSLPEWANEETDSADAAMASDFSDVDNISFMQPLQRAGSDISNVFALPQNESDSMKKLGDAFKAACQEVEEEQAEAEKAPSIFDVTHNIAQNFLGEKPAPATPTAVTSKPAPAKNNSATGPNVRPVEFRRIDLVNDLE